The proteins below are encoded in one region of Thermococcus sp.:
- a CDS encoding prolyl oligopeptidase family serine peptidase has translation MEDPYAWMENLSDERVLKLVEEENKRFREFVGELSDELFPEVWEYYSMPVIYNTRLTERGTIAMYRERDRQVIRWLDGRVVVDSKELEKEFNDEILLQTFSVDKAGRFLAYSFSMGGADEGITRIVDLKTGEILEEFRPSIRNVVFTDNGYYFSRFYRHGETPDGTRAPAVRLFFKDGSGERMVFGEGLGSGHFLYLRESTDGRTAMLTVTLGWNSAEIYTGPIDEPEKWERVYSAEVPAEPIDVVNGRLYVLTREGRGLGKVISIDGEKTIEVIPEGDFPLEWAVIVGDKILAGRLVHASHRLELYSLGGEKLDEITFDLPGSVYPLDSDGKRALLRYESFTVPYRLYEFDGELKLVEKQEVAGDFKVEEDFAVSKDGTKIHYFHVKGSKDNKRVWVFGYGGFNVSLTPRFFPQVIPFIKRGGTFAMANLRGGSEYGEEWHRAGMRENKQNVFDDFIAVLEKLKSDGYKVAAWGRSNGGLLVSATLTQRPDVMDSALIGYPVIDMLRFHKLYIGSVWIPEYGNPDDPKDREFLLRYSPYHNVRPARYPPTLIYTGLHDDRVHPAHALKFFMKLKELGAPVYLRVETKSGHMGASPETRAKELTDLLAFVVRTLF, from the coding sequence TACTCGATGCCCGTCATCTACAACACGAGGCTCACGGAGAGGGGCACAATCGCGATGTACAGGGAAAGGGACAGACAGGTCATCAGGTGGCTCGACGGTAGGGTTGTTGTCGACTCGAAGGAACTGGAGAAGGAGTTCAACGATGAAATCCTCCTTCAGACGTTTTCTGTCGATAAGGCCGGCAGGTTTCTGGCCTACAGCTTTTCCATGGGCGGTGCCGACGAAGGGATAACGAGGATAGTGGACCTTAAAACCGGCGAAATCCTCGAGGAATTCAGGCCCTCGATAAGGAACGTCGTCTTTACTGACAACGGCTACTACTTCTCGCGCTTCTACAGGCACGGCGAGACTCCCGACGGGACCAGAGCTCCCGCGGTGAGGCTCTTCTTCAAAGATGGGAGCGGGGAGAGAATGGTCTTTGGGGAGGGCCTCGGCTCCGGCCACTTTCTCTACCTGAGGGAGAGCACCGACGGAAGGACGGCGATGCTGACCGTTACACTCGGCTGGAACAGTGCCGAGATTTACACGGGCCCGATTGACGAGCCGGAAAAATGGGAGAGGGTCTATTCCGCCGAAGTCCCCGCGGAGCCGATAGATGTCGTCAACGGCAGACTCTACGTTCTGACGAGGGAAGGCAGGGGCCTTGGGAAAGTGATTTCCATCGATGGTGAAAAAACGATTGAGGTGATTCCCGAAGGGGATTTCCCCCTGGAGTGGGCGGTAATAGTCGGGGACAAAATCCTCGCCGGCAGACTAGTCCACGCCAGCCACAGGCTTGAGCTTTACTCGCTCGGTGGAGAGAAGCTCGACGAGATAACCTTCGACCTGCCCGGAAGCGTCTACCCTCTCGACAGCGATGGGAAGAGGGCCCTCCTCAGGTATGAGAGCTTCACCGTTCCCTACAGGCTCTACGAGTTCGATGGAGAGCTCAAGCTCGTTGAAAAGCAGGAAGTCGCGGGCGACTTCAAAGTTGAGGAGGACTTCGCCGTCTCGAAGGACGGGACGAAAATCCACTACTTCCACGTGAAGGGGAGCAAAGACAATAAGAGGGTCTGGGTCTTCGGATACGGTGGCTTCAACGTTTCGCTGACACCGAGGTTTTTCCCGCAGGTTATCCCCTTCATCAAGCGCGGTGGAACCTTTGCAATGGCCAACCTGCGCGGTGGCAGTGAGTACGGCGAGGAGTGGCACCGCGCGGGAATGCGGGAGAACAAGCAAAACGTCTTCGACGACTTCATAGCGGTTCTTGAAAAACTGAAGAGTGATGGTTACAAGGTGGCCGCGTGGGGAAGGAGCAACGGCGGACTTCTCGTTTCGGCGACGCTCACGCAGAGGCCGGACGTCATGGATTCGGCTTTAATTGGCTATCCGGTTATAGACATGCTCCGCTTCCACAAGCTCTACATCGGGAGCGTCTGGATTCCGGAATACGGCAACCCCGACGACCCGAAGGACAGGGAGTTCCTGCTGAGGTACTCACCATACCACAACGTCAGGCCCGCCAGATATCCGCCGACGCTCATCTACACCGGTTTACACGACGACAGAGTTCACCCAGCCCACGCGCTGAAGTTCTTCATGAAGCTGAAGGAACTCGGGGCGCCGGTTTATCTCCGCGTTGAGACCAAGAGCGGTCACATGGGTGCATCTCCAGAGACGAGGGCAAAAGAGCTGACCGATTTGCTGGCTTTTGTTGTAAGAACACTTTTTTAA
- a CDS encoding ATPase domain-containing protein: MPGLDVMLHGGFIPGRVYLVKGSPGTGKTTLAMHFAMAGVANGESVLYITLEEPAENIREDFGRMGFDVYHDEFTLIDATPTTEHYVLVEDFFETFAKNLNKLTESIKEQFRVKRYSRVIVDPITMLKLASKEEMDYRRAFLTFVKSMMRLRVTVLLTSELERTDIEEYLVSGVIEMKLLERDGKLMRAIKVTKFRGSGFDNVIRPYEITETGMVVHPDRTVP; encoded by the coding sequence GTGCCTGGGCTAGATGTAATGCTTCATGGGGGTTTCATTCCTGGGAGGGTCTACCTTGTCAAAGGCTCTCCTGGAACAGGAAAGACAACCCTTGCGATGCACTTTGCAATGGCCGGAGTAGCCAACGGAGAGAGCGTGTTGTACATAACTCTCGAGGAGCCGGCAGAAAATATAAGAGAGGACTTCGGGAGGATGGGGTTTGACGTCTATCACGACGAATTCACTCTCATAGATGCGACACCAACAACGGAACACTACGTCCTGGTTGAAGACTTCTTTGAAACATTTGCCAAGAACCTCAACAAACTTACCGAATCAATAAAAGAACAGTTCCGAGTAAAGAGATATTCAAGAGTAATCGTCGACCCAATTACCATGCTAAAACTTGCCAGCAAGGAGGAGATGGACTACCGCAGAGCTTTTCTGACTTTTGTGAAAAGCATGATGAGACTAAGGGTTACTGTTCTCTTGACTTCCGAGCTTGAAAGAACTGACATAGAGGAATACCTTGTGAGTGGAGTTATCGAGATGAAACTCCTTGAGCGTGATGGAAAGCTGATGAGGGCAATCAAGGTAACGAAGTTCAGAGGGAGTGGGTTTGACAACGTTATCAGGCCCTACGAG